From the genome of Jannaschia sp. S6380:
CGCTGCTGCATTCTGTTCGACGGCCTCGACGCTGCGGCGGTGCAGGCGGCGCGGCTGCAGTGGAAGAGTTTGACCGATGCCGGCTGTGCGGCCCGCTACTGGTCGGAGGAGTCGGGCAAATGGGCGGAAAAGGCATCGAAGAACGTCGATTGACGGGAACCCGATCGCCGCATCGGCGTTTGCACGGATGCGCGTGCTTCTCCTCCTCTGCTGTCTGGCCGCCCCCGCCGGGGCGACGCCCGTGATCCTGCCGGACGTGCAGGGCTTGCCGATCGCCAAGCCGGCACAGCCGATGCCGCCCAACTGCCTGTCGCGCAACTGCCCGCGCGAGGCCTGATCCGGTCTAATCGCGCCCGACCGGTGCGGTGGGTTGCCGACCGTATGTCACGCGCCGAAGCAGCCATTCGAACGGTCCGAAGGCGAACCATCTGCGCCAGAGGACCAGCGCCCCGATCAGCACCACCGTCGTCCCCACCGCGATGGCCACCGCCACCGGTATGCCGACCTCACCCCACAGGCCCAGCCCATAGCCCGAGAAGATCGTCGTGAGGATGATCGACTGGCCCAGGTAGATGCTCAGGCTCGACCCCCCGGCGGCCAGGACATGAGTCATGATCCGACCCGGCGGCCGCGACAATGCCGCGATTGCTCCCAAGTAACCCAGCGTCGCGATCGGGGCCGCGGCGATCACCAGCCCCGCCCCGACAGCCGTCGGGCCCCATTGCCACAACGCGGCCCCCAGAAGGCCGAGCCCGACCCCCGGCACCAGGCAGACGCGCCAGGCCCGCTGCCAGAGCGGGTGCCGCGCATCGTCGATCATCCCCGATTTCACCGCTGCGAGGCCGAGGCAGAACCACCCCAATGCCGAAAGCCCCTGAACCTCCAGAAGGAAGGGCAGCACGAAGACGAAGCCAACGCTGCGGAAGATCACCGCATCGAGGAATCCGCCATTGGTCAGCACGGCCCGTTCCATCGCGACGATCTCGGGCGGCGTCTCCGGCGCCAATAGAAATGCCAACGGCGCGATGATGGCCTGCGCGACCAGGAGGAGACTGCCCACGCGCACCAGCCGCCCGATCGGCCAGTCCCGGAACAGGTACAGGATCGAGCCCGTGATGGCGTAGATCGTCAGAATGTCGCCCGGGAAGAACAGGCATCCATGCAGGAGGCCCAGGATCAGCAGGCCGATCATCCGGTTGCGATAGATCCGTCCGAACGGCAGGCCGCGCCGCGCCGTGGCCCGCATGAGGAACCCGAGCCCGACCCCGAACATGAAGGAGAAGAGGCCATAGGTCTTGAGAAGCGCCAGACCGTTCACGAGCCAGATCGTGATCGCGTCCGCCGCGGTGTCCTTGGCGACCTCGGTCAGGTCCGAAAGGGCCGAGAAGGCGATGTACTGGATGTTCACGACCACGATGCCGAAAAGCGCGACCAGCCGCAGATAATCGGGCATCAGCGCGCGGGCGGCGCCGGTCATCACCGCGCCGTCCCGTCAACGGCGGCCACGCGCACCCGGTCGGGCCGGACGGTCAGGGGGCCCGGGGCTTGGAACGTCTCGGCGGTCATGACGCGACCATAGGGGCGTTCCACCGGCCGGGCAAACGGCCGGCACGCGGCGGGAACCGTTTCAGCGGATTAGCTGCAGGCGATTGTCCTCGATCACGATGCGGCCGAAATTCTGCAGGTACGACATGCCCAGCAGACTCTGGAACAGGTCGCCTTCGGTGACGACGGCCGGGACGTTCTCGTCAACGGTTTCGCCCAGCACGACTTCGTCCAGCCGGACATTCGCCGTCCGGACGGGGCCGTTCGCCGTAAAGGCCTGCCCAAGATAGCGTAGTTCGTCGGGTTCGATCCCGATGGCCCGCGCGTCGTCCCGGCTCAGGACGAGGTCCGTCGCCCCGGTGTCGACGACGAAATCCAGCGGCACGCCGTTCACCTCCAACTCCATGTAGTAGTGCCCGTCACGACGGCGCGGCAGGTCGACGACGACGCCGTCGGCCCCCGTGATCACGGTCTGGCGGGGCAGGGCGGCGCGCTCGATCCTGTCCCAGTTGCCGAAAACCAGAACGGCCCCGACGAAGATGAAGAACCAGATCGCCGCATGCTGCGCGACCTGTCCCATCCGCCGCCGGTTGACGATCAGATAGGATCCGCCGATCAGCAGCCCAAAAAGCGTCAGATAGATAAGGGAAGCCGTGTCGTCGCCCGTCATCACCGGTATCTAGGCCCGGTCGCGGTCATAACCAACCCGGAAGATCCGCAAGCCCGTCCAGGACGAACTGCACCGACAGCGCCGCCAGCAGCATCCCCAGAAGGCGCGTCACCACGTTGATCCCCGTCGGCTTGAGAAGGCGTTCCATCGGGGTGGCCAGCATGAACAGCACGAACACGACGCCGATCACCGTCAGCATCACCCCGATGGCCTGCGCCGTGCCCAGCGGGGCGGCGCCGTCGGTCAGCAGGATCATCGTCGCGATGGCCCCCGGCCCCGCGATCAGGGGAAGGCCCAGCGGGAAGACGGAGGGATCGGATGTCGGCTCCTCCGCCCGCCCTTCGCGCTTGGGTTGGCGTTTCTCGAACAGCATCTCCAGCGCGGTAAGGAACAGCAGTAGACCACCCGCGATGCGGAAGGCCGGCATGGAGATGCCGAGGAAGTTAAGCACCGCTTCGCCCGCCAGCGCGAACACGATCAGGAGGGCCGCGCCCACGGCGCAGGCGCGGATCGCGATCGCCCGCCGGGCCTGCGCTGGCATTCCCGCCGTCATGGCGACGAAGATCGGCGCCAGTCCGATCGGGTCGATGATGACGAAAAGCGCCGTGAACGCCGTGATCAGCTCGTTCGCGGTCATGCCTGAGGCATCCGGACGTATGCGCGGGGGGTGTACGCGGGGTGCACAGGGGGTGACACGCTATTTCTCTGCCTGCTCAAGGGTTTCCATTGCCTGCATCCAGATGGCCTCGGCCCTGTCTGCCGCGGCCATGACCTCGGCGTATTTCTTGTTCCAGGTCTCAAGCTCGCCCGTCCGTCCATCCTCGTAGAGCGCGGGGTCCGCCAGCTTCTTGGCCAGCTTGTCGCGCATCTCGTCGATCTTGCGCACCCGCGCCTCGGCCTTGCGCGTCTCGGATCGCAGTTCCAGAATCTGGTCCCGACTGACGGGCATCTTTTTCTTTTCCTGTCGGGATTTTGCAGGACGTTCTTCACCTTGCAGCAGCATCCTGCGGTACTGTTCCAGATCGCCGTCATAAGGCCCGACCGAGCCGCCCTTCACCAGCCACAGCCGATCCGCCACGAGGCTCAACAGATGCATGTCGTGGCTGACCAGCACGACGGCGCCGGTATAGGCCGTCAGCGCCTCGACCAGTGCCTCGCGGCTTTCGATGTCGAGGTGGTTCGTCGGTTCGTCTAGGATCAACATATGTGGCGCGTCCAACGTCGCCAGAAGCAACGACAGCCGCGCCTTCTGTCCCCCCGACAGCCGCCCCACCACCGTGTCCGCCTGATCAACGCCCAGCCCGAACCCGGCCAGACGCGCGCGCAATTTCGGCGGCGCGTCGTCGGGGCGTTCGCGGCGCAGATGCTCCAGCGGGGTCTCGTCGACATGCAACTCGTCCACCTGATGCTGCGCGAAATAGCCGATGCGCAGTTTCGACGAGGCGACCTTGTCTCCCTCGCATGGTTGAAGTCTGTCGGACAACAGCTTGGAAAGCGTTGATTTTCCCTCGCCGTTCCGGCCCAGGAGGGCGATGCGGTCGTCCTGATCGATGCGCACATTCAGCCGTTTCAGCACGGGCTCCCCGCCGTAACCCACGGCCGCGCCTTCCAGCCGGACGATGGGGGGCGACAATTCCTCGGGGCGGGGGAAGGTGAAGACGACGCGGGCGGCATCCTCGGGCGCGGTGATCGTCTCCATCCGTTCCAGCATCTTGACCCGGCTTTGGGCCTGCTTGGCCTTGGTGGCCTTGGCCTTGAAGCGGTCGATGAAGCTCTGCAGATGGGCGCGCTGCGCCACCTGCTTGGCCGCCGCCGCCGCCTGGCCGGCCCGCTTTTCGGCCCGCATCTTGACGAAGGTGTCGTAGGGCCCGGTATAGTAGGTCAGGCCCTTGTCCTCGAGGTGCAGGATGCCGCCGACGGCGCGGTTCAGCAGGCCGCGATCGTGGCTGATGATGATGACCGTATGGGGGTATCTCGCCAAATAGCTCTCCAGCCACAGCGCCCCTTCGAGGTCGAGATAGTTGGTCGGCTCGTCCAGAAGCAGCAGATCGGGCTGGGCGAACAGCACGCCGGCCAAGGCCACGCGCATCCGCCAACCACCGGAATAGTCGGAACAGGGACGCCTCTGTTCGTGAACTTCGAATCCCAAACCCTTGAGAATGCTCGACGCGCGCGCCTCGCCGGACCAGGCGTCGATATCTTGCAAGCGCGCCTGCACGTCGGCGATGCGGGCGGGGTCGGTCGCCGTCTCGGCCTCGGCCATCAGCGATGCACGCTCGGTATCTGCATCCAGCACCGTCTGCAGGACCGTGACGCCGGAGGACGGCACCTCCTGCGCGACGCCGCCGATACGGGCGCGGGCGGGCAGCACGATTTCGCCCGCGTCGGGGGCAAGCTCGCCCCGGATGAGGTGGAACAGGGTCGTCTTTCCGGTGCCGTTGCGCCCGACCAGCCCGACCTTGTGGCCGTCGGGAATGGTCGCGCTCGCCCCCTCGAGAAGAGAGCGGCCCGCGACGGAGTAGTTCAGGTCGGTGATCTGCAGCATGGCCGTGCCATGCGGGGCCATCCACGCCTTGTCAACCGGGCGGTTCCCTTCCCCCGCGGCCCCTGCTAAGGCGCCGCCAAACGTCAAACCCAGGAGAGTTCCGAATGGCCACCGAGCGTACCTTCTCGATCGTCAAACCCGACGCCACCAAGCGCAACCTGACCGGCGCCATCGTCGCCAAGCTGGAGGAGGCGGGCCTGCGCGTCGTCGCCCAGAAGCGCATCCACTTGACGAAGGCACAGGCCGGCAAGTTCTACGAGGTCCACAAGGATCGTCCGTTCTATGACGAACTGTGCGAGTTCATGTCGTCGGAGCCGATCGTCGTGCAGGTCCTCGAGGGCGAGGATGCTATCGCCAAGAACCGCGAAGTCATGGGTGCCACCAACCCCGCCGACGCGGCCGAGGGCACGATCCGCAAGGAATACGCGCTCTCCATCGGCGAGAATTCCGTTCACGGCTCGGATGGCCCGGACACCGCCAAGGAAGAGATCGCGTATTTCTTCTCGGGGCTCGAAATCGTCGGCTGATCGGTTTCCTGCCGACGATGGAAGGGGCGTCCGTCGGGGCGCTCCTTTTTCGTTGTCGGAACCGCCCGTCCTGCGAGACGGTTCTCTCGCAAAGGGAGAACGGGATGACTGAACCGGCGACACCCCCGCAGCTTGCGGCGAACAACATGGTTGCGACGGAAACCGTCGATCCGTCGTCGGACGAACGGCTGCCGCCATCGACCCGCGACCTGATCCGGTTGCAGGAGGAATTGCATCAGGCCATCGGCCGGATCGACGTCGAGGGGACCGACCCCGAGGCGACCGAGATCCTGGTGCGTTGGCATGACATCCTGGACGTGTTGGCCGCCGATGTCGCGCAGATGCTGACGGCGCGCCAGCACGATGCCGGCCCGGACCGAAGCCTGACCGACATCGTGCGGGGCGGGATCCGCGACCTGACCGAGGGCACGGCGCTGAAAGCCGTGGTCGCCGACGGGACGCGCCTGCTGGATCTGCTGACAGACGCCATCGCGGCGGTCGCCGATCCGGACGACCGCGCCGAACTGGAGGTCCGCCGGCGCGAGGTGGTCCATGTCGTGAACGGCGCGCAGGACCGCCTCGACGCCTGACCGTCTTGCCTCGGCTTCGCCCGGGCGCTACCGCGGGGTCATGTCGGAAACGCTGTCCCATCATCTGAGGCGCACGCTCGCCCTCGGCCTGCCACTGGTGGGCAGCCAGGTCGCGCAGGTGCTGATCGGGCTGACGGATACGTTGATGCTGGGCCGCTACTCGGTTGCGGCGCTGGCGGCGGCGACGCTGGCCACATCCTATTTCTTCACGCTCTTCGTCCTGGGCTCCGGCTTTGCGGTCGCCTGCATGCCGATGGCCGCCGGCGCCATCGGGCGCGACGACGAGGTCCATGTCCGCCGCGTGGCGCGCATGGGGTTGTGGCTGTCGCTGCTCACGGGGCTGGTCATGGCCCCGGCGATGACCTGGTCGGAGCCGATCCTTCTGGCGCTCGGCCAGACGCCGGGGGTCGCGGCGGACGCGCAGGCCTATCTGCGGATCGCCGGGCTGGGCATGATCCCCGCGCTGCTGACCGCGGCCCTGCGGAGCCACCTTTCGGCGCTGGAGCGGACGCGGATCGTGCTGCTCGCGACCCTGGCCGGCGCCGCGCTGAACATCCTGCTGAACTGGCTTCTGATTTTCGGCAATGCGGGCTTTCCCGAAATGGGACTCCGGGGGGCCGCAGCGGCCTCCGTCTCGGTGCATGTGCTGACGACGCTGGTGCTGGCGGTCTACGTCACGCGCGGCCCCGGCATGGCGAGGTTCGAGCTGTTCCGCAACATTCACCGCCCCGACTGGCCGATCTTCGGCCAGATCTTCCGGCTGGGCTGGCCCATCGGGCTGACGCATCTGTCGGAGTCCGGCCTCTTCGCGGCCTCTGCGCTGATGATGGGGTGGCTGGGAACGGTCGCGCTTGCGGCGCACGGCATCGCGATCCAGATCGCCGCGCTGACCTTCATGGTGCATCTGGGCCTATCCTCGGCCGTCACCGTGCGCGTGGGACGAGCCTGGGGGCAGGGCGATGGCGTGGGCCTGCGCCGCGCGGCGCTGGCGGCGTCGATCCTGTCGGCTGTCGCGGTGGTGCTGGCGGTGATCCTGTACCTGGGGGGCGGGCCGTGGATCATCGGCCTGTTCCTCGACCCGGCCGATCCGATGGCGCCCGAAATCCTGATCCTGGGGGTGCATCTGCTGGTACTGGCGGCCCTTTTCCAATTGGTTGATGCGGGGCAGGTCATGTCGCTGGGCATGCTGCGCGGGATCCAGGACACCCAGCTTCCGATGATCTACGCGATCGTGTCTTACTGGGCGCTGGGCATCCCGGCCAGCTACGTCCTCGGCTTCCTGTTCGGCATGGGGCCCACGGGCATCTGGCTGGGCCTGGTCGTGGGCCTCGCGGCAGCGACGGCTGCGCTTCTGGCGCGGTTCCTGCGGCTGACCGCGGGCGGCGTCACATCGAGAAGCTGACCCCGCAGCCGCAGCTGCTGGCGGCGTTCGGATTCTGGACGGTGAAGCGCGCGCCGATCAGCTCCTCGGTGAAGTCGATCACCGCGTTCGACAGGAACGGCAGCGAAACCTCGTCCACCACGACCTTCTGACCCTCGCCCTCCAGCACCAGGTCGCCGTCGGCGGGCGTGTCGAGTTCGATCTGGTACTGAAAACCCGAGCAGCCTCCGCCCTCGACCGCCACGCGCAGGGCCTTGCCCTGATCGCCGGCGCCGATCTCGGCCAGGCGCTCGTAGGCGCGCTGGGTCACCTGGGGGGGCAGTGAAAGATCCATCGGTTCGCCTCGGGGGTCGTGCATCGCTGACAGGGTGGATATATGGGGCCCGACGCCGCCTGCCAAGTGAGGCCCCCCTTTGACCGTCCCCTTCGCCTGCGACCCTGCCCGGACCCGCGGGCGGCTGCACCCCGAGGAGGAGAGCGCCTTCCGCTCGCCCTTCCAGCGCGATCGCGACCGGATCATCCACGCGAGCGCGTTCCGCCGCCTCAAGCACAAGACGCAGGTCTTCATCGAGCATGAGGGCGACTATTTCCGCACCCGCCTGACCCATTCGATCGAGGTCGCGCAGGTCGCCCGCACGATCGCCAAGCACCTGGGGCTGAACATCGAACTGACCGAGGCGGTCGCCCTGGCCCATGACTTGGGACATACCCCGTTCGGCCATACGGGCGAGGAGGCGCTGGACCGGCTGATGGCGCCCTATGGCGGGTTCGACCACAATGCGCAGACGCTGCGCATCGTCACCCGGCTGGAGCGTCACTACGCCGAATGGGACGGCCTGAACCTGACATGGGAGACGCTGGAGGGGATCGCCAAGCACAACGGCCCGGTGGGCGAGCCGGTCCCCCCCGCACTGGCGGAATACGACGCGGTCCACGATCTGGAGCTGCACACCCACGCCAGCGCCGAGGCGCAGGTCGCCGCCCTGTCCGACGACATCGCCTACAACAACCACGACCTGCATGACGGCCTCCGGGCGGAGCTGTTCTCCACCGACGAGCTGGCCGAGCTGCCGGTGCTGCGCGACTGTTTCGCGGAGGTCGACGCGAAATATCCTGGGCTGAACTACTATCGCCGCCGGCACGAGGCGCTGCGCCGCTTTTTCGGCGTTCTGGTCGAGGACGTGATCGGCGTGACCGAGCGCAACTTGCGCGAGCTGGATCCGCGGACGCCCGAGGATATCCGCCATGCCGGGCGGATGGTGGTCCAGTTCTCGCCCGCGCTCTGGTCCGACCTTAAGATCATACGCCGCTTCCTGTTCGAGCGGATGTACCGCGCGCCGTCGGTCGTCGCCATGCGCGCCGAGGTCACGCAGGTGGTCGAGGAACTGTTCCCGTTCTTCCTGAAGACCCCCGGAGAATTGCCCAAGCAGTGGCGCAAGGACGTGTCGGAGGCCGCGGACGAGACGGCCCTGGCCCGTATCGTCGGCGACTATGTTGCCGGGATGACGGACAGGTTCGCCCTGCAATGCCACGACCGCCTGATATCGGACGCCAAGGCGGTCGCCGCGACGCGTTGAACCCCGAACACGCCGGCGCTAAAGGGGCGGGACCCCATCCACGGACCGAACCGATGAACCTTTTCGCCGACATACGTGCTCTGACGCTGGACGCCCTGGCCAACCTGACCCGCGAAGGCGTGTTGCCCGACGGGCTGGACATGACGAACGTGGCCGTCGAGCCGCCGCGCGACCCCGCGCATGGCGACATGGCCACGAATGCGGCGATGGTTCTGGCCAAGCCGGCCAAGCGCAAGCCGCGCGATATCGCGGAGGCGCTGGCACCGAGGCTGGCAAGCGATCCGCGCGTCGCCACGGCGGAAGTCGCGGGACCGGGCTTTCTGAACATCCGCCTGTCGGACCGCGTCTGGCAGGACGTCGTGGCGGAGGTGTTGACGCAGGGCACCGGGTTCGGGCGTTCCGCGATGGGGCAGGGGCGCCGGGTCAATGTCGAATACGTATCTGCCAACCCGACCGGTCCCCTGCATGTCGGCCACACCCGCGGTGCGGTCTTCGGCGACGCCCTCGCCGCGCTGCTGGAATATGCGGGCCATGACGTAACGCGCGAATACGTCATCAATGACGGCGGCAGCCAGATCGACACGTTGGCCCGCTCGGTCTACCTGCGCTACCTGCAAGCGCATGGCCAGGACGTGGATTTCCCCGACGGCGTGTATCCGGGCGACTACCTGATCCCCGTGGGCGAGGCGCTGAAGGCGAAGGTGGGCGATGCCTATCTGGACAAGGGCGAACAGTACTGGCTGGCCGACATCCGCGAATTCGCCACCGACGCCATGATGGAACTGATCCGCGAGGATCTGGCGCGTCTCGGCGTCGAGATGGATGTGTTCTTCTCCGAAAAATCCCTCTACGGCACGGGCCGGATCGAGGCCGCGATCGAGACGTTGCGCGACAAGGGCCTGATCTATCGGGGCACGCTGGAGCCGCCGAAGGGCAAGCTGCCCGAGGATTGGGAGGCGCGCGAGCAGACGCTATTCCGTTCCACCGCCTATGGTGACGATGTCGACCGGCCGATCCAGAAATCCGACGGCTCCTGGACGTATTTCGCGCCCGATGTCGCGTATCACTTCGACAAGGTCGAACGGGGTTTCGATGCGCTCATCAACGTGTTCGGGGCGGATCACGGGGGATACGTCAAGCGCATGAAGGCGGCCGTTGCCGCGCTGACGGACAACCGAGTTCCGCTGGACATCAAGCTGACGCAGCTCGTCCGCCTGACCCGCGACGGCGAGGAGCTGAAGATGTC
Proteins encoded in this window:
- a CDS encoding MATE family efflux transporter, with amino-acid sequence MSETLSHHLRRTLALGLPLVGSQVAQVLIGLTDTLMLGRYSVAALAAATLATSYFFTLFVLGSGFAVACMPMAAGAIGRDDEVHVRRVARMGLWLSLLTGLVMAPAMTWSEPILLALGQTPGVAADAQAYLRIAGLGMIPALLTAALRSHLSALERTRIVLLATLAGAALNILLNWLLIFGNAGFPEMGLRGAAAASVSVHVLTTLVLAVYVTRGPGMARFELFRNIHRPDWPIFGQIFRLGWPIGLTHLSESGLFAASALMMGWLGTVALAAHGIAIQIAALTFMVHLGLSSAVTVRVGRAWGQGDGVGLRRAALAASILSAVAVVLAVILYLGGGPWIIGLFLDPADPMAPEILILGVHLLVLAALFQLVDAGQVMSLGMLRGIQDTQLPMIYAIVSYWALGIPASYVLGFLFGMGPTGIWLGLVVGLAAATAALLARFLRLTAGGVTSRS
- the ndk gene encoding nucleoside-diphosphate kinase, with the translated sequence MATERTFSIVKPDATKRNLTGAIVAKLEEAGLRVVAQKRIHLTKAQAGKFYEVHKDRPFYDELCEFMSSEPIVVQVLEGEDAIAKNREVMGATNPADAAEGTIRKEYALSIGENSVHGSDGPDTAKEEIAYFFSGLEIVG
- a CDS encoding ABC-F family ATP-binding cassette domain-containing protein, whose protein sequence is MLQITDLNYSVAGRSLLEGASATIPDGHKVGLVGRNGTGKTTLFHLIRGELAPDAGEIVLPARARIGGVAQEVPSSGVTVLQTVLDADTERASLMAEAETATDPARIADVQARLQDIDAWSGEARASSILKGLGFEVHEQRRPCSDYSGGWRMRVALAGVLFAQPDLLLLDEPTNYLDLEGALWLESYLARYPHTVIIISHDRGLLNRAVGGILHLEDKGLTYYTGPYDTFVKMRAEKRAGQAAAAAKQVAQRAHLQSFIDRFKAKATKAKQAQSRVKMLERMETITAPEDAARVVFTFPRPEELSPPIVRLEGAAVGYGGEPVLKRLNVRIDQDDRIALLGRNGEGKSTLSKLLSDRLQPCEGDKVASSKLRIGYFAQHQVDELHVDETPLEHLRRERPDDAPPKLRARLAGFGLGVDQADTVVGRLSGGQKARLSLLLATLDAPHMLILDEPTNHLDIESREALVEALTAYTGAVVLVSHDMHLLSLVADRLWLVKGGSVGPYDGDLEQYRRMLLQGEERPAKSRQEKKKMPVSRDQILELRSETRKAEARVRKIDEMRDKLAKKLADPALYEDGRTGELETWNKKYAEVMAAADRAEAIWMQAMETLEQAEK
- the argS gene encoding arginine--tRNA ligase, with product MNLFADIRALTLDALANLTREGVLPDGLDMTNVAVEPPRDPAHGDMATNAAMVLAKPAKRKPRDIAEALAPRLASDPRVATAEVAGPGFLNIRLSDRVWQDVVAEVLTQGTGFGRSAMGQGRRVNVEYVSANPTGPLHVGHTRGAVFGDALAALLEYAGHDVTREYVINDGGSQIDTLARSVYLRYLQAHGQDVDFPDGVYPGDYLIPVGEALKAKVGDAYLDKGEQYWLADIREFATDAMMELIREDLARLGVEMDVFFSEKSLYGTGRIEAAIETLRDKGLIYRGTLEPPKGKLPEDWEAREQTLFRSTAYGDDVDRPIQKSDGSWTYFAPDVAYHFDKVERGFDALINVFGADHGGYVKRMKAAVAALTDNRVPLDIKLTQLVRLTRDGEELKMSKRAGTFVTLSDVIDMVGPDVTRFVMLTRKNDAPLDFDVSKVLEQSKDNPVFYVQYAHARVMSVLRKAAAQGIDASDESLRTADLSLLDHEAEMALAAKLAEWPRLVEIAARTHEPHRIAFYLYDLASGLHAHWNRGNEETGLRFLQDDPDTSRAKMALARAVSIVIAAGLGILGVEPATEMR
- a CDS encoding DUF418 domain-containing protein — protein: MTGAARALMPDYLRLVALFGIVVVNIQYIAFSALSDLTEVAKDTAADAITIWLVNGLALLKTYGLFSFMFGVGLGFLMRATARRGLPFGRIYRNRMIGLLILGLLHGCLFFPGDILTIYAITGSILYLFRDWPIGRLVRVGSLLLVAQAIIAPLAFLLAPETPPEIVAMERAVLTNGGFLDAVIFRSVGFVFVLPFLLEVQGLSALGWFCLGLAAVKSGMIDDARHPLWQRAWRVCLVPGVGLGLLGAALWQWGPTAVGAGLVIAAAPIATLGYLGAIAALSRPPGRIMTHVLAAGGSSLSIYLGQSIILTTIFSGYGLGLWGEVGIPVAVAIAVGTTVVLIGALVLWRRWFAFGPFEWLLRRVTYGRQPTAPVGRD
- a CDS encoding MarC family protein: MTANELITAFTALFVIIDPIGLAPIFVAMTAGMPAQARRAIAIRACAVGAALLIVFALAGEAVLNFLGISMPAFRIAGGLLLFLTALEMLFEKRQPKREGRAEEPTSDPSVFPLGLPLIAGPGAIATMILLTDGAAPLGTAQAIGVMLTVIGVVFVLFMLATPMERLLKPTGINVVTRLLGMLLAALSVQFVLDGLADLPGWL
- a CDS encoding deoxyguanosinetriphosphate triphosphohydrolase; translated protein: MTVPFACDPARTRGRLHPEEESAFRSPFQRDRDRIIHASAFRRLKHKTQVFIEHEGDYFRTRLTHSIEVAQVARTIAKHLGLNIELTEAVALAHDLGHTPFGHTGEEALDRLMAPYGGFDHNAQTLRIVTRLERHYAEWDGLNLTWETLEGIAKHNGPVGEPVPPALAEYDAVHDLELHTHASAEAQVAALSDDIAYNNHDLHDGLRAELFSTDELAELPVLRDCFAEVDAKYPGLNYYRRRHEALRRFFGVLVEDVIGVTERNLRELDPRTPEDIRHAGRMVVQFSPALWSDLKIIRRFLFERMYRAPSVVAMRAEVTQVVEELFPFFLKTPGELPKQWRKDVSEAADETALARIVGDYVAGMTDRFALQCHDRLISDAKAVAATR
- a CDS encoding iron-sulfur cluster assembly accessory protein, with the protein product MDLSLPPQVTQRAYERLAEIGAGDQGKALRVAVEGGGCSGFQYQIELDTPADGDLVLEGEGQKVVVDEVSLPFLSNAVIDFTEELIGARFTVQNPNAASSCGCGVSFSM
- a CDS encoding TIGR02281 family clan AA aspartic protease, with amino-acid sequence MTGDDTASLIYLTLFGLLIGGSYLIVNRRRMGQVAQHAAIWFFIFVGAVLVFGNWDRIERAALPRQTVITGADGVVVDLPRRRDGHYYMELEVNGVPLDFVVDTGATDLVLSRDDARAIGIEPDELRYLGQAFTANGPVRTANVRLDEVVLGETVDENVPAVVTEGDLFQSLLGMSYLQNFGRIVIEDNRLQLIR